A genomic window from Chitinophaga pollutisoli includes:
- a CDS encoding SusC/RagA family TonB-linked outer membrane protein, which translates to MKTSTLPPRAFRVVLQNRFSKAFWLAVPIVLLACMQALAQSRNITGSVKDDSGVSLAGVTIQIKGTTTGTVSDADGKFKLTVPNDNALLNVSFIGYEQQEIPVAGKSDINIVLLLSKKTLTDVVVVGYGTVAKRNLTSAVTTVTSKDFVQGGFNSPLQQIDGKIAGVTVSNVAVSDPNRGADVQVRGAGSLGAGTSPLIVIDGMPNGDLRNIMQQDIASYTVLKDAAAAAIYGSRGANGVILIETKKGKSGKVTLTYDSYLEHDAVAAKPDILTADEYLERSRGTDQGARTNWYDELLNTGNIGTNQFLTVSGGNENTVFRLSGNYRTKEGIDIASDRKEYGYRANFQQKAIDGRLEFSGNVSQRFVKEEYTNYGAFNQAAKLNPTIPIMDPDEPTKYNFLAGYDTYNPVADLLTRENGADVNYSIVDLNAKFHILKNFSTELKLARQGQDKLRREYYNSKAPESISNNRTGRARLQTEKWTDYTLEWLGNYNTSIGKHDISAMGGYSYQEFNYQQFNAENMNFPSDAFGYNNLGAGLWNLEAGRLGMGSGKEKEQLIAFLGRVNYNFDDTYFLTASLRYEGSSKFGRDNKWGMFPAVSAAWRIANLPALKDSRVIDDLKLRASYGVTGRSGFARYSALFRYTGYGKYQNDQGQWITVYGPGNNYNPNLAWERAIAYNIGLDFALFNNRLSGNLDVFDRRSKDILGNYDVPVGAYPHDQMFVNVGTTSSKGIELALNWEAVKTNDFSYTTNITTSYIKTKLITFSNEEFKGTHRYLQDLPSPGNPGPAYRLDPGTEIGSFYGYKYAGVNDDGQIMVWKDGQVGKEAISFQQANANRDRTYIGHGAPRYELSWGNSLAYKSFDLSLYFRGRFDYQILNLYQMYYGLQAEQGINLLKDAYTRNGHIKSSKLITDYFLEDGDYFRLENITLGWSPKLQSKLVSNLRLYGSVRNVFTTTKYSGLDPTSIGVTGLTPGYGDLSLYPVTRSFTFGAQVSF; encoded by the coding sequence ATGAAAACATCCACCCTCCCTCCACGGGCTTTCCGGGTCGTTTTGCAAAATCGATTTAGCAAAGCGTTCTGGTTAGCCGTGCCGATTGTGCTGCTGGCCTGCATGCAGGCACTCGCGCAATCCCGGAACATCACCGGCTCCGTGAAAGACGACTCCGGCGTCTCCCTCGCAGGCGTCACCATCCAAATCAAAGGAACCACCACCGGTACCGTCAGCGACGCCGACGGGAAATTTAAACTCACCGTCCCCAACGACAACGCCCTCCTCAACGTCTCCTTCATCGGGTACGAACAACAGGAAATTCCCGTGGCAGGCAAGTCCGATATCAACATCGTGCTCCTCCTGTCCAAAAAAACACTGACAGACGTAGTGGTAGTCGGCTACGGAACCGTCGCCAAACGCAACCTCACCAGCGCCGTAACCACCGTCACCAGTAAAGATTTCGTGCAAGGCGGCTTCAACTCGCCCCTGCAACAGATCGATGGTAAAATCGCGGGCGTAACCGTTTCCAACGTCGCCGTTTCAGACCCTAACAGGGGAGCAGACGTACAGGTGCGCGGCGCGGGTTCCCTCGGCGCCGGAACATCACCGCTTATCGTTATCGACGGCATGCCCAACGGCGATCTCCGCAATATCATGCAGCAGGACATCGCATCTTACACCGTTCTCAAGGATGCTGCCGCGGCGGCTATCTACGGATCCCGCGGCGCCAATGGCGTCATCCTCATCGAAACCAAGAAGGGGAAAAGCGGAAAGGTAACCCTGACGTATGACAGCTACCTCGAACACGATGCCGTGGCCGCGAAACCTGATATCCTCACGGCGGATGAATACCTGGAACGCAGCCGGGGCACCGACCAGGGCGCGCGCACCAACTGGTACGATGAACTGCTTAACACAGGGAACATCGGCACTAACCAGTTCCTCACTGTGTCGGGCGGTAACGAAAACACCGTGTTTCGCCTGTCCGGGAACTATCGCACCAAGGAAGGGATTGATATTGCTTCTGATCGCAAAGAATACGGTTATCGCGCCAACTTCCAGCAGAAGGCGATAGACGGCCGGTTGGAGTTCTCCGGCAACGTTTCGCAGCGCTTCGTTAAAGAGGAATACACCAACTACGGCGCTTTCAATCAGGCTGCCAAACTGAATCCCACAATTCCCATCATGGACCCGGACGAGCCCACGAAGTATAACTTCCTGGCTGGTTACGATACCTACAATCCCGTTGCCGACCTGCTCACCCGCGAAAACGGTGCAGATGTTAATTATTCCATCGTGGATCTCAACGCGAAATTTCACATCCTGAAAAATTTCAGCACGGAACTGAAACTCGCCCGCCAGGGACAGGATAAACTCCGCAGGGAATATTACAATTCCAAAGCGCCCGAATCCATCTCCAATAACCGCACCGGCAGAGCAAGGCTCCAAACCGAGAAATGGACGGATTATACCCTCGAATGGCTGGGCAACTACAATACCAGCATCGGGAAACACGATATCAGCGCCATGGGCGGCTACTCTTACCAGGAGTTCAACTACCAGCAATTCAACGCGGAGAATATGAATTTCCCGAGCGACGCCTTCGGGTACAACAATCTCGGCGCGGGTCTTTGGAACCTGGAAGCAGGTCGCCTGGGCATGGGGTCCGGCAAAGAAAAGGAGCAACTTATCGCATTCCTCGGCCGTGTCAATTATAACTTCGACGATACCTACTTCCTCACCGCATCGTTACGCTACGAGGGCAGTTCCAAGTTCGGGCGCGATAATAAATGGGGGATGTTCCCGGCGGTATCTGCGGCATGGCGCATCGCTAACCTGCCGGCACTGAAAGATAGCCGCGTGATCGATGATCTGAAGCTGAGGGCTTCCTACGGGGTAACCGGCCGGTCCGGTTTCGCACGTTATTCCGCACTGTTCCGGTATACAGGGTATGGAAAGTACCAGAATGACCAGGGCCAATGGATCACGGTTTACGGGCCCGGCAACAACTACAACCCGAATCTCGCCTGGGAGCGTGCAATCGCTTATAACATTGGTCTTGATTTCGCCTTGTTCAATAACCGCCTTTCCGGTAACCTCGACGTATTCGACCGCCGCAGCAAAGACATCCTGGGCAATTACGACGTGCCCGTGGGCGCATACCCGCACGATCAAATGTTCGTGAACGTGGGAACCACCAGCTCCAAAGGCATCGAACTTGCATTGAATTGGGAAGCGGTGAAGACGAATGATTTCTCCTACACGACAAACATTACTACTTCCTATATTAAAACCAAACTCATCACATTCTCCAACGAAGAGTTTAAAGGTACGCACCGGTACTTGCAGGACCTGCCGTCGCCAGGTAACCCCGGACCAGCTTACCGCCTGGATCCCGGTACGGAAATCGGGAGTTTCTATGGTTATAAATATGCAGGGGTAAACGACGACGGGCAAATCATGGTGTGGAAAGACGGCCAGGTTGGAAAAGAAGCCATCAGCTTCCAACAGGCAAACGCCAACCGCGACAGGACCTATATCGGTCATGGTGCACCCCGGTATGAGCTTTCGTGGGGGAATTCACTCGCGTACAAATCCTTTGACCTCAGCCTCTATTTCCGTGGCCGCTTCGATTACCAGATACTCAACTTATATCAGATGTATTACGGTTTGCAGGCGGAACAGGGCATCAACCTGTTAAAGGATGCGTACACCCGCAACGGCCACATCAAATCCTCCAAACTGATAACCGACTACTTCCTGGAAGACGGCGACTATTTCAGGCTGGAGAACATTACACTGGGATGGTCACCGAAGCTGCAATCGAAACTGGTGAGTAACCTCCGCTTGTACGGCAGCGTACGGAATGTGTTTACCACCACAAAATACTCCGGTCTGGACCCCACCTCAATCGGTGTTACAGGTCTCACGCCGGGCTATGGCGATTTGAGCCTCTATCCGGTAACCCGCTCTTTCACATTCGGCGCCCAGGTAAGTTTCTAA
- a CDS encoding 2-isopropylmalate synthase: MDKNRVYVFDTTLRDGEQVPGCQLTTVEKIIVAKELEALGVDVIEAGFPISSPGDFQSVVEISKAVSEPIICALTRANTADIDAAASALEFAKRGRIHTGIGASDMHIKYKFNSTREAILERAVSAVKYARKFVDDVEFYAEDAGRADNEYLARMIEAVIAAGATVVNIPDTNGYCLPEQYGAKIKYLVDHVKNIDKAIISVHCHNDLGLATANTIAGVMNGARQVECTINGIGERAGNTSLEEVAMILKTHHALGYTTGINSKRIYEISNLVSNMMRMPVQPNKAIVGRNAFAHSSGIHQDGVLKHRENYEILDPEDIGLSSNAIILTARSGRHALKHHLERLGYKIDKINLDEVYARFLEMADSKKEINDHDLLVLMGDGTANHYDDKAIKVTLLQVVCGDPLRPMATVKLRVNGEEKEASAAGNGPVNATINAISNIINDEITIDEFSIQAMHGGSEDVSKVNMRVHKDGKSYYGFGYSTDIVNASVHAYVDALNKIY, translated from the coding sequence ATGGATAAAAATAGAGTATACGTATTTGACACCACGCTGCGCGACGGCGAGCAAGTGCCCGGCTGTCAGCTGACCACCGTGGAGAAAATTATCGTAGCAAAAGAACTGGAGGCCCTCGGCGTAGACGTGATCGAAGCCGGCTTCCCGATCTCCAGCCCTGGCGATTTCCAGAGCGTGGTGGAGATCTCCAAAGCGGTTTCCGAACCTATCATCTGCGCTCTCACGCGCGCCAACACCGCCGACATCGACGCCGCAGCCTCTGCGCTGGAGTTCGCCAAGCGCGGGCGTATCCACACCGGCATCGGCGCATCCGACATGCACATCAAATATAAATTCAACTCCACCCGCGAAGCCATCCTCGAAAGAGCGGTGAGCGCCGTGAAATACGCCCGCAAGTTCGTGGACGATGTTGAGTTTTATGCAGAAGATGCAGGACGCGCAGACAATGAATACCTCGCCCGCATGATCGAAGCAGTGATCGCCGCAGGCGCCACCGTGGTGAACATCCCGGATACAAACGGGTATTGCCTGCCCGAACAATATGGCGCCAAGATCAAGTACCTCGTCGACCATGTGAAAAACATCGACAAGGCGATCATTTCCGTACATTGCCATAACGACCTCGGCCTGGCTACGGCCAATACCATCGCCGGCGTGATGAACGGTGCGCGCCAGGTGGAATGTACCATCAACGGCATCGGCGAGCGCGCGGGCAACACTTCCCTCGAAGAAGTGGCAATGATCCTTAAGACGCACCATGCGCTGGGGTATACAACAGGCATTAACAGCAAGCGGATTTACGAAATCAGCAACCTCGTGTCGAACATGATGCGCATGCCCGTACAGCCGAACAAGGCGATCGTGGGCCGCAACGCGTTTGCACATAGTTCCGGCATCCACCAGGACGGCGTCCTGAAGCACCGTGAAAACTACGAGATCCTTGATCCCGAAGATATCGGCCTGTCTTCCAACGCCATCATCCTCACCGCACGCAGCGGCCGCCATGCGTTGAAGCACCACCTCGAAAGGCTGGGTTACAAGATCGACAAGATCAACCTCGACGAAGTGTATGCCCGTTTCCTGGAAATGGCCGACAGCAAGAAGGAAATCAATGATCACGACCTGCTGGTGCTCATGGGCGACGGCACCGCCAATCACTACGACGACAAAGCCATCAAGGTGACGCTGTTGCAGGTGGTTTGCGGCGATCCCCTGCGCCCGATGGCCACGGTGAAGCTCCGCGTGAACGGTGAAGAGAAGGAGGCGAGCGCGGCGGGCAATGGTCCGGTGAACGCGACCATCAACGCCATTTCCAATATCATCAACGACGAGATCACGATCGACGAGTTCAGCATCCAGGCGATGCACGGCGGCAGTGAAGATGTGAGCAAGGTGAACATGCGCGTGCATAAGGACGGCAAGTCTTATTACGGTTTCGGTTATTCCACCGATATCGTGAATGCGAGCGTACATGCATATGTAGATGCGCTGAACAAGATCTACTAA
- the leuB gene encoding 3-isopropylmalate dehydrogenase, which translates to MAKKILVIPGDGIGQEVTAWGKKVLEVIAANYKHTFTFDEGIMGHVAIEATGDPLPAETLDKARASDAILFGAIGHAKYDNDPSAKVRPEQGLLKIRKELGLYANLRPIKLFDDLLQASSIKPEILQGADILFFRELTGDVYFGEKQRSEDRATASDLMIYHKYEVERIARKAFEAARTRRKKLCSVDKANVLEASRLWREVVQEIAKDYPDVETEHMFIDNAAMQLIKDPKRFDVVVTGNLFGDILTDEASQIAGSMGMLASASVGDRVGFYEPIHGSAHDIAGKGIANPLASILSAALLLDISFGLKEESQRVIRAVDATLKQGYRTMDIANKHTPNDFLLGTDAMGAQVLKNLN; encoded by the coding sequence ATCGCTAAGAAAATACTGGTAATACCCGGCGACGGGATCGGACAGGAAGTAACCGCTTGGGGGAAGAAAGTGCTGGAAGTGATCGCGGCGAATTACAAACATACATTCACTTTTGACGAAGGGATCATGGGTCACGTAGCCATCGAGGCTACCGGCGACCCGCTGCCCGCCGAAACGCTGGACAAGGCCCGCGCATCAGACGCGATCCTTTTCGGCGCCATCGGTCATGCCAAATACGATAACGACCCTTCCGCGAAGGTGCGCCCGGAGCAGGGATTGCTCAAGATCCGCAAGGAACTGGGATTGTACGCCAACCTTCGCCCCATCAAACTGTTCGACGACCTTTTGCAGGCTTCCAGCATCAAGCCGGAAATCCTCCAGGGGGCCGATATCCTGTTTTTCCGTGAGCTGACCGGCGATGTGTATTTCGGGGAGAAGCAACGCAGCGAAGACCGCGCCACCGCTTCGGATCTCATGATCTACCATAAATATGAAGTGGAGCGTATTGCCCGCAAGGCTTTCGAAGCCGCGCGCACCCGCCGCAAGAAACTCTGCTCCGTGGATAAAGCCAACGTGCTGGAGGCTTCCCGCCTGTGGAGGGAAGTAGTGCAGGAAATCGCGAAAGATTACCCGGATGTGGAAACCGAGCATATGTTCATCGACAATGCCGCCATGCAGCTGATCAAGGATCCCAAGCGCTTCGACGTGGTGGTGACCGGCAACCTGTTCGGCGACATCCTGACGGACGAGGCTTCGCAGATCGCCGGATCGATGGGGATGCTAGCGTCTGCCTCGGTGGGCGACCGCGTAGGGTTCTACGAGCCGATCCACGGTTCCGCGCACGACATCGCCGGCAAAGGCATCGCCAACCCGCTGGCTTCCATCCTGTCGGCCGCGTTGCTGCTGGATATTTCTTTCGGTTTGAAGGAAGAATCCCAGCGCGTGATCCGCGCGGTGGACGCCACGCTGAAGCAGGGCTACCGCACGATGGACATCGCTAACAAGCATACCCCCAACGACTTCCTGCTGGGAACCGACGCTATGGGGGCGCAGGTGCTGAAAAACCTTAACTAA
- the leuD gene encoding 3-isopropylmalate dehydratase small subunit, which translates to MDKKFANLVSSVVPLPIENIDTDQIIPARFLKATTRDGFGENLFRDWRFDENNQPKAGFVLNNDTYKGKVLVAGKNFGCGSSREHAAWALGDYGFKVVVSSFFADIFKNNALNNFILPVQVSEDFLQKIFRAVEKVPSAAIEVNLEEQFIEIKATGEKENFDINAYKKTCLLNGYDDIDYLLSLRGEIEAYETTRPFNF; encoded by the coding sequence ATGGACAAAAAATTCGCAAACCTGGTATCCTCCGTGGTACCCTTACCCATAGAAAACATCGATACGGACCAAATCATCCCGGCCCGCTTCCTCAAAGCGACCACCCGCGATGGTTTTGGAGAAAACCTTTTCCGCGACTGGCGTTTTGATGAAAACAACCAGCCCAAAGCCGGATTCGTGCTCAACAACGACACGTACAAAGGCAAGGTGCTGGTGGCTGGCAAGAACTTCGGCTGCGGCTCCTCCCGCGAGCATGCCGCCTGGGCTCTCGGCGACTACGGTTTCAAAGTAGTGGTGAGCAGCTTCTTTGCCGACATTTTCAAAAACAACGCCCTCAACAACTTCATCCTTCCCGTGCAGGTGAGCGAGGATTTTCTGCAAAAGATTTTCCGTGCCGTTGAAAAAGTGCCTTCCGCCGCCATCGAAGTGAACCTGGAAGAACAATTCATTGAAATCAAGGCAACGGGGGAGAAGGAAAATTTTGACATCAATGCTTACAAAAAAACGTGCCTGCTGAACGGGTACGACGATATCGACTATCTCCTCAGTCTCCGCGGCGAGATCGAAGCATACGAAACAACAAGACCTTTTAATTTCTAA
- the leuC gene encoding 3-isopropylmalate dehydratase large subunit, protein MGKTLFDKIWDSHIVASRSGHPDAVYINTHFIHEVTSPQAFDGLRKRGVPVFRPAKTRATADHNVPTLDQHLPIKEALSRKQVEMLTANTAEFGVELYGLGHPYQGIVHVIGPELGITLPGMTIVCGDSHTSTHGAFGAVAFGIGTSEVEQVLATQCILQYKPKRMRITVNGQLKKGVVSKDIILYIISQITAAGGTGYFVEYAGEAIRSLSMEARMTICNMSIEMGARGGLIAPDDITFEYIKGREFAPKGEDWEQSLAYWKTLQTDADAVFDAELTFDAADIEPQITYGTNPGMGMGVTGNIPALADIEEKEQLSFSKSLQYMDLQPGSQLLGKKVDYVFIGSCTNSRIEDLRMVAEFVKGKKKSDDVTVWIVPGSKQVESQAIAEGIDKIFEEAGFQLRQPGCSACLAMNEDKIPAGKYCIATSNRNFEGRQGPNARTFLASPLTAAAAAITGKVADVRAMI, encoded by the coding sequence ATGGGGAAAACATTATTCGACAAAATTTGGGATAGCCATATAGTGGCGAGCCGGTCCGGCCATCCGGACGCGGTGTATATCAACACGCATTTCATTCACGAGGTAACGAGCCCCCAGGCGTTCGACGGCCTGCGGAAGCGCGGGGTACCGGTTTTCAGGCCGGCCAAGACGCGGGCCACGGCCGACCATAACGTTCCCACCCTCGACCAGCACCTTCCCATCAAGGAAGCGCTGAGCCGCAAGCAGGTGGAAATGCTCACGGCCAACACCGCCGAATTCGGTGTGGAGCTTTACGGCCTGGGGCACCCCTACCAGGGGATCGTGCACGTTATCGGACCGGAACTGGGTATCACCCTACCGGGGATGACGATCGTGTGCGGCGACTCTCATACATCCACACATGGCGCTTTCGGCGCCGTAGCCTTCGGGATCGGTACGTCCGAAGTGGAACAGGTGCTGGCCACCCAGTGCATCCTCCAATACAAGCCGAAGCGCATGCGCATCACGGTGAACGGGCAGCTGAAAAAAGGCGTGGTGTCCAAAGACATCATTCTCTATATCATTTCGCAGATCACCGCCGCGGGCGGCACCGGCTATTTCGTGGAATACGCCGGCGAAGCCATCCGGAGCCTCAGCATGGAGGCGCGCATGACGATCTGTAATATGTCCATCGAAATGGGCGCCCGTGGCGGCCTCATCGCGCCGGACGACATTACTTTCGAATACATCAAAGGCCGTGAGTTTGCACCGAAAGGCGAAGATTGGGAGCAATCCCTCGCTTACTGGAAAACCCTCCAGACCGATGCAGACGCCGTTTTTGACGCGGAACTGACTTTCGACGCAGCCGACATCGAACCGCAGATCACCTATGGCACCAATCCCGGCATGGGCATGGGCGTTACCGGCAACATCCCGGCGCTGGCGGATATCGAGGAAAAGGAACAGCTTTCTTTCTCCAAATCCCTCCAGTACATGGATCTCCAGCCCGGCAGCCAGCTCCTCGGCAAAAAAGTGGATTACGTCTTCATCGGCAGCTGCACCAACAGCCGCATCGAAGACCTCCGCATGGTGGCCGAATTCGTGAAAGGCAAAAAGAAATCCGATGACGTCACCGTATGGATCGTGCCCGGCTCCAAACAAGTGGAATCCCAGGCCATCGCGGAAGGCATCGACAAAATATTCGAAGAAGCAGGCTTCCAGCTACGGCAACCCGGTTGTTCCGCCTGCCTGGCCATGAACGAAGACAAAATCCCGGCAGGTAAATATTGCATCGCCACTTCCAACCGCAACTTCGAAGGCCGCCAGGGCCCCAACGCCCGGACCTTCCTGGCTAGTCCGCTCACCGCGGCCGCAGCCGCCATCACCGGTAAAGTGGCCGATGTACGCGCCATGATTTAA
- a CDS encoding RagB/SusD family nutrient uptake outer membrane protein — translation MKKTRVISSAMLALVFGAACNDNFLDRLPQDRLSDATYFKNENDLRIYANRFYTLVPAQTFNSDNNSDNFVPRDRNTFLAGQYTIPNTGGGWTWTNEREANYFLARYERADAPAEVKAKYAGEVKMFRAYLWWRKVVQFGDVTWFGGDLNENSPELFAPRTPRGTVMDTVLKDLNYAVANLPVPASAEQDRVNKDIANALKARICLWEGSYRKSRGLAGATEWLREAANAAEAVINTGNYAIWSNGNPAKDYVNLFLQEELRGNREAVWPRRYVKDQSMHNTTRQISDIWPSYSKDFVEGILCDDGLPIGLSARYQGDETPELERTNRDPRYQQLIVTRDYVVSQNADGTADRVTLPRIPAITTGYASAKYKSPDPVQWVANQSTLDLFIIRYAETLLIFAEAKAELGEASQAVIDQTINKIRDRVGMPHMKIATLQKDPNSIFPTLPVLLDEIRRERRVELAQEGFRFDDIIRWKAGTLINNPKTIVGMKLTDALRAQYPASQVAGIQVDADEHIRVYTDITNRTWHDKLYLYPLPLQEMNLNPQLKPQNTGW, via the coding sequence ATGAAAAAGACACGCGTCATATCCTCCGCCATGCTCGCCCTCGTTTTTGGCGCAGCCTGCAATGACAATTTCCTGGACCGTCTTCCACAGGACCGTCTCAGTGATGCCACGTACTTCAAAAACGAGAACGACCTCCGTATCTACGCGAACCGTTTCTACACACTGGTGCCCGCGCAGACATTTAACAGCGACAATAATTCCGATAACTTCGTGCCCCGCGACCGCAACACGTTCCTGGCCGGCCAATATACCATTCCGAACACCGGCGGCGGCTGGACCTGGACCAACGAGCGCGAGGCCAATTACTTCCTCGCCCGTTATGAAAGAGCCGACGCGCCGGCGGAAGTGAAAGCCAAGTATGCCGGGGAAGTGAAGATGTTCCGCGCTTACCTCTGGTGGCGGAAAGTAGTGCAGTTCGGCGACGTGACCTGGTTTGGCGGCGACCTCAACGAGAATTCGCCCGAGCTCTTCGCGCCCCGCACGCCCCGCGGCACCGTAATGGACACCGTGCTCAAAGACCTGAACTACGCCGTGGCCAACCTGCCCGTTCCGGCCAGCGCGGAGCAGGATCGCGTCAATAAAGACATCGCCAATGCCCTGAAGGCCCGCATCTGTCTCTGGGAAGGCTCTTACCGCAAATCCCGCGGCCTTGCCGGCGCCACCGAATGGCTCCGTGAAGCCGCCAACGCAGCTGAAGCCGTGATCAACACCGGCAATTACGCGATTTGGTCCAATGGCAATCCCGCGAAAGATTATGTGAACCTGTTCCTGCAGGAAGAGCTTCGCGGCAATAGGGAAGCGGTGTGGCCACGCCGGTACGTGAAAGACCAGTCGATGCACAATACGACCCGTCAGATCAGCGATATCTGGCCCAGTTACAGCAAGGATTTCGTGGAAGGGATTTTATGCGACGACGGGCTGCCCATCGGCCTGAGCGCGCGTTACCAGGGCGATGAAACGCCTGAACTGGAGCGCACCAACCGCGATCCGCGCTATCAGCAGCTCATCGTTACCCGCGATTACGTGGTATCGCAGAATGCCGACGGTACCGCCGACCGGGTGACGCTTCCGCGCATCCCCGCCATTACCACCGGCTACGCCAGCGCCAAGTATAAAAGCCCGGACCCCGTGCAGTGGGTCGCCAATCAATCCACCCTGGATCTCTTCATCATCCGCTACGCCGAAACGCTGCTGATTTTTGCAGAAGCCAAAGCTGAGCTGGGCGAAGCCTCCCAGGCGGTGATCGATCAAACCATCAACAAAATCCGCGACCGCGTGGGTATGCCGCACATGAAGATCGCCACACTGCAGAAAGATCCCAACTCCATCTTCCCCACGCTGCCCGTCCTCCTCGACGAAATCCGCCGCGAACGCCGGGTGGAACTGGCGCAGGAAGGATTCCGTTTCGACGATATCATCCGCTGGAAAGCCGGAACGCTCATCAACAATCCGAAAACGATTGTGGGTATGAAACTGACGGACGCACTGCGCGCGCAGTACCCCGCATCACAGGTGGCCGGTATCCAGGTGGATGCGGACGAACACATCCGCGTGTACACCGATATCACCAACCGCACCTGGCACGACAAACTCTATCTCTACCCGCTGCCCTTGCAGGAAATGAACCTGAATCCGCAGCTGAAACCGCAGAATACGGGCTGGTAA